The DNA window tatatttatttttaaaaataatttgctcacttgagaatataaatataaatgatcaattaaaaccgttagattaaaagaaaatatagggttaagatttggagtaattttttaaacctactcttaaagcAGTATAACCCTTCTCATAAATAATGGGGTTGattcatgaacctaacgagtcgaactatgtataatTCAAGTTTAACTCATTAAATTAACaaacttatttatttatattcgACTTATTTGATTCATGAACCTGATTCAACGATTTAATTGtgaatcaaattttaaattatgtttgagTTGGTTCAATTCATTGGCAACCATATTAAAAATAGACCTTTCTCTCCTATTAAATCTCATAAATATTCTTTTTACCattctataataataatattattttcttcgtctcataataaatattatttttaaattaattttaatctcaaattatttatcaatttaaattaacgcatcatttattatattttccatcaatttttctcttatttattgtatttcAACTTATATAATTATTTcactaattaatattaataagaatATTTCAATAAATGGAATTTTGtttattctttaaataaataaaactattataACTTATGATTTTCTTAAATTTAAAGAAACTCAgaagatattttttaaattagaaaatatatgttaatttataaaattttttttaaaagcattATTTATTTGATgctgattttatttgtataattatttttagaaatatttttctcacttgataatataaatatatatgattaattaaaatagttaaatcaaaagaaaatatagGATGAAGATTTAAAGTAAATTTTTAAACTTAATCTTAAAGGCAATATAACCCTTCTCATAAACAATGAAGTTGATTTATAAACCTAACGAGTCAAACTATGTATAATTCAAGTTCAGTTTGTTTAGTTAATGAACTTAATTTTTTTGCTTATATTAAACTCATTTGTTTCATGAACCTAACTCAATGATTTAATTATCGAAGCAAATTCCAAATTATGTTCGAGTTGGTTCAGTTCAATTGTGAACCATATTAAAAATAGACCTTAATTCTTTCTCTCTGATTAAATCTCATCAATATTCTTTTTATAAGTGTATAATGAATACATGAATgttgaataatatattttttgtctcATAATAATGTTATTTTTAATCTAAATTTTTTATCTATCTAAAAAATTAATGcatcatttattatattttccctTAAATTTTCTCTTAGTTATTGTATTTTAACTTACATAATTATTTCactcattaatattaataaaaatattttaataaatgaaattttgtttattatttaaatcaattaaattattatgaACTTTAAACAatataaatcaataaaattattACTAACTTAAAAATAGtatgaaatataaaaaatcacACTTAAAGTGACAATGAGATTAATTAAAATATCTTCAAATATGTCATGTTAAAACAATTTAGTTGATAGCTGTGCTGAGACATAATGTAAGGGTGTGAATTCAAACGCACAACAtccatttattcatttttaaaagataaaatttaaGTCACTAAACTAtcgacacacacacacacacacacacacatatatatatatatatatatatatatatatatatatatatatatatatatatatatatatatatatatatatatatatatatatatatactcaaatACATTATTTATCTAAGTTTAAatatcatgtttaataattacatattttttaaattcgtCGGCGATTGCATATTAaacgaaaaataattttttttcaataacatgtgtattttttttgttgacaAAAGAACATGTATATTTGGAATTTTTTTCAAcacaaagaaaaagtgaaaaataaagTAGAAAATAGTCTAACTTATTGAATCCATTTAATAGTCTTGAATGCCTTAAGTTAaagtactctttttttttttgttgttaatgcCACTGGGGGAGAAAAAAAATACTAGATGGATTAAACTTTATATttagggggcaaaagacatagtatttttatatttcaagaTACAGAGGAAAAACAAATTTCGCCTATATTTCAGGGAATTTTGTATATCcaaccttttttttttcatttgtcaTTCAAAATAAACCTATTTTTTATCTTAtagaaatttatatttttttgactATGTTTAATGGGAGATgtatattgaataataataataatatttttaaaattaacttttttttaatattatatatatatatatatatatatatatatatatatatatatatatatatatatatatatatatatatatatatatatatatatatatatatatatatatatatatacacacacactcaCTTGTACATGAATTCCATATTTTTCAAAGTAACTTCGACTTGATGGATTTAAAAGTCTTTCTAGTTCTTAGTTTGTGCATAATATATTGTAAAATTGATGCTAGAAAGAATACTTTACTAGATGGGGAAAATCATTTTACTCTATCTAATAGCCTCATGGTATGTGATCTATTGTCCCTTCTTAACTTTTTGTACACATAATTTAATTGATTGTAATTTTGGTTCAGAAAATCCAGCATCAACTGGACAGTGATTTTGAGTGTGTTGATATCTACAAGCAACCTGCTCTACAAAACCCTTtactaaaaaatcacaaaattcagGTATAGATGGTATAAATATTCATTACATATTAGTATAAATATTTGTTTGTAaggaacttcatcttcaattaTATTGAATTGCTTAATGAGCCTTGTTGCATTTTCTCTTTATTGCAATTTATGTAGCTTTATCCAACCTTTGCAAATAATACCATCCGGAGTAGATCATCTTATGGTAAAACTGTGGATGGATGTTCTGCGGGAAAAGTGCCCATTTACAATAGAAGAAAAATACATCAAAATATTACTAACTCATCTTCAAGATTACAGACGAATGATTTTCATCAATATTCAGAAAACTCATCTGGCTATCATGTAAGTGattctttttaataaatatattttatatggtCCTACTTTGATCTAAtagataataattaaatatataatttaatattatatacATTTGAAATACTAACTAAGTTCAATGATAAAGAGATTTATtggatatattattaaaaatgcactcttttagttttttaataaataaatgttttagtaatatatattattttaaatattgacTTAAGatttaacaaattttaaatgACCATGACTAATTTTTCTATACTTAATATGAGATAATaccaatataaataaaataaaaaataatactaattattatatttttttttttttgtattttctagACCGTTACTCTTGATACAACCAGAAACATGATATTTCGCGGAGCATCCGCGGACATAGGCGCGTATAATCTGTCGCTTCAAGTAAAACAATCCAGCATATCTTCAATATGGGTAGAAAGTGGACCCCCAGTAGAACTTAATAGCATAAAAGTCGGACTTGGAGtaagttatttttattaatttgaagTCATGTGCGGTAGCCCACCTTATACATCCTCAAAAACGTCCCTGAATATTCTACTCACATCCATTCTTTGTTGTGCAAGGTTCATCCAAGTTTATATGGAGATAGTCAACTGCGATTAACAGGTCATTGGACGGTAAGAATGTAGATTTAATatatcaaataattaaaaatataaaaagtgaTGAAAAAGTCAATAATTTGATTATGTTCAAACTCACTTATATAAACATTCAGGCCGATAATTACCAAAAAACTGGATGTTATAATATTGTCTGTCCGGGTTTTGTGCAAGTCAACCATGACAAAGATTATGCTATTGGTTCTGTCTCATATCCTACTAGTTCGATTGGATCAACAACAAAATATATTGGTTATATCAAAATCAAACAGGTaagaatttgtatttaaatatattataatatgtttttaaaattCATTACAACAAAagttacaatattttttaaatagtgataattgaattaagggttaataccactttcacccctgtaatataggcgaaattcgctTTACCCTCtcgtaatatatattttttaattttcccttgtaatattttattttttgaattactCCCTAAGCGTGCAAATTAAACACCGAATATGTGGGggggaataaaataaataaattataggaGGATAAACTTTACGCTTAGGGGCCAAAAGacatagtattttttttatttcaaggaggtgtttgaaagaaaaaaattactgGGGAAAAagcgaatttcgcctatattacaggggtaaagtatatttaacccttaaattaaTTGAAAAGAGTTTTAATTAAATAGATGACTTAAAATATTTACAATTCATTATGAGTTATGTTTATGAATTGATCTTACTACGATTGGTTAATAGAATATCCTAGTAATATATCTAATTATATGTTATTTGTTTAAATATATCTAGGATCAGACTACAGGTCATTGGTGGTTAATTATTCAAACTACAGAATCAATGTATGTTGGATATTGGCCAAAAGAATTATTCACTCACTTAAGCAAAGGAGCGTCTTTAATAAGATTTGGAGGTGAAACCTATGCGCCACCAAATAATGATAGTCCTCCCATGGGTAGTGGGAGATTGCCAAGAGAAAAATTCAGAAACTCGGGTTTCATGGGATTAGTAAAGATTATTAATTCAGAATATAACGAAATTGACATAAACCCTGAAGATATGAAGCGGTATACCAATACCAATTCAGAGTGTTATGACTTGTGGTACAAAGGTTATGAAGGATCTCAATACAGACAAGCTTTTCTTTATGGTGGTCCAGGAGGACGGAATTGTGATATATGATTATGTTGTCaactttattaataaaattatttcaaaatattaataaaGATCACTTTTATTTATTACTAAATGATGAATAATACGATGTTTATTTATAGTGTCTTAACTCTAAAATACGATGTTTATTTATAGTGTCTTAACTCTAAAATATATATTGATCATCCATAACTTAGATACTAGTATGTGTAATGGTTGAGGTAGTAGAGGCTTGTTGAAGAAATCGATTAGTTGGTTTTTGTAGGAAATTCGTAATAACTTGAATGTGCCAACTTGAATTTTTTCTCTAAAATATGAGAAACAATCTCCAAATGTTTTGTCCAATCATGGAAGACCGAGCTGGATATAATGTGAACGGCCCTAAGGTTGTCACAATAGAGAAGAGGTGGTTTAGAGTTGGATACTTAAAGGTATTGTAGAAGGTAAAAAAAGAATTTAAGCTCACAAGTGGCTGCAAAAAGTGATTGGTATTTTACTATAGAAGAGGAATGAGATATAGTTAATAACTCTCGTGTGTTCCACGATCAAAGACCTAAATTACTAAGGCCTAATCCATCTCAAATCCACTCTACTTGACCTAAGGTATAAAAATAATTCACACACTAAGAGCAAGGTACAATCTCTAATCTCCATTTTCCCACCATAATCATCTTAAATATTGAACTGACTTGGGCATTGGAGTGCCAATTATGCAGTTCCACCCCGCACCACCATAAACAAGATTAGAGCCGCTGTTCAAGATCATTAGTTTTCCAACTACATCCATTTATGGTTCCCGAACATAGTAGTGGCATCGTCTATGAGAATCAATGCCTGATTCCTACAAATTctacaattttatatatataatattttatttactagTTCATAACCTCCTTAGGTTACTGAATTAAGAACATGTCAACTTCCAATTTTATGCTTTTCGATGATCCACAATTGCTTTCCAACTTCACAATTCGAACTTCCTCAGATCTCAGAATCGAGACATGCTCAAAAGTGAAAATGGAGAAGTCGGTTCGATCAATCATCATTTAGACTCCAATTCCTCAGAGTCCAGATCTTTGATTCCCATTATAACTccataaaatagaaaaagaaaggaTCTGAAAAATACTTATAGGTTTAGGTCAGGTTTTGAAGGCAATTTCCATGAAGTTCACGTCGGAGATTCACATCGCCAGTACTTCCCACCGCTATCGGGGTACTTAGGGCGGTGACATCAATAGATACCATAAGTTCATAGTTAATGATGCTCAGATACGACAAGTTCATAGTTAACACTGTACGCCAATCCATTGTTAGGGAGCCTTCCATAGGCACAACAATATTTCTACTTGATGCACTAGGGTCTCCTCAAAGCGGATTACAGAGAAGATGTCTGCTAAGCGTTCCCAAGGAAATATACCATGGACTCTAGTTGCTAGGACACCAGTTAGTAGAAACCTCCAACCGATGCTCAACGTCCATGTTCCAAAGGAAAGACTAGACGAGAAGAGAAACTTTCACTCCTTCTATGAAAGATGGAGAAATGGGCCTATCAAGGAACACCCCTAACACCCGACCATCATACCGGGTCTGGGAGATGCCACATTTAGCAGGTTGGGTTGGCCACATACAGACATCCAACCTCATATGGGTTACTTAAGGTATATACCCATTCCTAAATAGGAAGGAAGTCGAAGGGGGTTACAACCCTAGTGATCAAAAAATGCTTCACCGAATCATTGGTTAGAGAAATCTGAAGAGCCTAACGTTTGAACAGTCTGTTGGACTTGACATTATGCAAAGCACCAAGTGTTCCTTATAAAGCATGCACTATAACAAGTGTTACTCATGCACTACACCATGTGTACATCATATACCTTGCTACTTGTCATCACATGCAACCTTCCATTTTGTCGAATGTATGTTATCTATGTGGAAATGGTTGGACCCCATATTTCTCTCCCTCCAACCATAGGGGAATGATCTTGATTAGTTTAAAGTTGCTGCCAACCCAGCAACTTGTTTGCTAAACTCTATCTTCTCTATTTTCTCTTTTGATATATGTTTTATCATTATGTCTGCCCCATTCCCATTGGTTTGAACTTTCTCTATTTTCAACAGTTTACTCTCCTACACATCATGAATCCTATGATACCTTACATTAATGTGTTTTGACCTTGAATGATATGCCGAGTTCTTTTTTAGATGAATTGCGCTTTGAATGTCGCAATAAAGAACATAAATTTCTTGATTCTGACCAAACTCTTGCATGAACTTATTCATCCACATGACATCCTTACAACCTTCAGTGATTGCGATGTATTCAGCTTCCGTGGTACTCAAAGCAATGCACTTTTGTAATCGGGATTGCCATGAGACAACTTCTCATGCAAAAGTAATCAAATACTCGGAAGTAGATTTTCTTGAATATACATTGTGAGTGCTAggtccttttttattttaatgatgtcAAAAATAGAATAAGAAGTGTGCTTGTGAAGTTTGGATGAACTCTCCTTGGAACAAGCATTACACTCATCTTGGAAATATGTGCAACACGTGTTTTGTAAGATACATGGGTCAACTGAAACATATGCATCATGAAAAATGGGTTTTTAAGTGATTTACATAATCACCAAATTGATGCACATGTTCCATTTAAACATGATTAGCAAAGTTGCTTGAGTCATTTATAGGACCAAAAAACATCATTTGCTTGAGTTTTGAAGAGCTACAAGTCACACGTTCAAGGTGAAATTAGGTTGGCACGATTTCAAGGATTCTTAATCCTTCTTGCACGTATGAGCTCACCATTTACTCCCCCTATAAATATAGATCATTCCTCATTCATTTTCCTCAAGCATTAATAGCCAATTGACCTCTACTAAGTTCCCATCTGAACTCTTAAGCTTGAATTTTGTTTTTGCCATTCCACCCTTTAATCACTCAAAAACTCCTTTCAGTTAGCTTCATTAAACTTCTCTGAACCTAATCACATCATTTGCAAGAAGAATCGTGCACTGAATCAAGCATACCAACTCCATTTTCAGAGCTTTCAAATTGAGCTTCAACAAGTAGAATTCTCCATCAATTCTCTCTAAATTTCTTGCTAAAATGTAGCATTTGGCTCTCTGATGCTTATGGCACACTTTGTTTGTAACTGTAACCGAGTTTAGATCATCTGTTTTGAATTCCCTTTTTCAATTTCCTTATGATTTCTTCAAAAACGAGTAAGATGTAGCAAATACAAATTTGGCGCGAGAGTATCATTGAAATCGTCTTGAAGAGATGAATCCAATGGTATCAATCTGGTTCGCTAATTTTAAAGTTTGAGAATCACGATTTGGggttggcgagaggttgaagacgacctaCGTGGACGTCTCCAACCAATGATCATGTGCCACGCATCTTTTTCAATTCTGATTTGGTTTTGTTTGATTCCGTGTTTTATTCGCTAGAGTCCATGATATGCACAACGCGTTTGGTCCCTTGGATCATCTTACTAACACGTTTAGACAATATCAGATGGTCCacattttttgatttatttttcttttattaatttgatttaaacttcaaaaattaatatctcattcattttgattccaaaaaaataccaaagtttttgctaaaatcttcttttatttttctctttcacatttatatttttccatatttttatttttgattttttgatttttcttgatttttgtttttttacttgattttaattggtttaaaaatagttttgagtTTCCAAAAATTataaaacctttttctaaaaatCTTATATAGTTTTTCTGATTTTATTATGAtcttatttgaaatttatttggtGTTTAGATACTCATTAATtatttcatcaataatttcttATTATTTGACCATTTAAAATccctttttatttctttaaattggattttATTTCCTTTGATGTTTGATTCTAACTTTTATTACATTTTGTAATTTAATTTCTCCCTCCatctattttcttttgattttgtggGTGTAAGTCTTGATGAATCCATTGTGTAGAGACTTTGATTTTATCATTTCTTTGATGGATCATTAAGATGATATCCCATTATGATCAAAAGAAATTCATCTGGACACttggttttgtttgttttgatctatTCCCTCCCTATTCATCTCAATCCCATTCTTGTTTTTGGCTTTTATTTTACATGTGTTGCAAATTTCAGGAGAATGATTTACATATAATTTCTCTAATTTGTTCTTAAACACATAGATTGttattgaccggcctcgttgtagggtgactctatataagttacttggtgATTGCTTAACATTGCGCTAAATTTGTCACGTATCGGAAAATGATCATTCGTGGCCCAAAGCTATGTTTGTAAGCCTAAGGATGGTTGATTGTTTGATAATTGGCTCAAGACCTTTGAAAACTTGTTGTGTGGAGGCTTTGATTCTATCAATACTCTAATGAATTCTCATTAACTTTCACCTAAGTTCATTAGTCAAGCATTATTGATCATTCACTTTGACAATAAACTTCTAACCACTAActtctaactttatttttatgtttctttGTACTACTTTGCTTTATTATACTTCTATTTTATCTTATGCTTTTATTTCACTATTTCTCATtcatcatcatgtttatgtttatgttcattttccctttgtccacttggacctaTATTTATGCTCATGCACTTTTtgttttgtccatttggactttttattttgttcttaaaacattaataatcaacttgaacCATAAAAAACTTAACATGGACTTTGGTTACTATACCCTAAGCTTGGAGGATGGACTATTGGACTAAGACTTTGATACCTTGGATTTATTCTGTTAATATTCTAgagtccttggagtttactccaaggtaTTGGGTTGTTTTTATTTGTGTGTAAGTTATTTTGAGTTCCATATTTTGTCTGAAGTCCTTGTGATTTATTCTAAAGCATTGTGATTGAGAATTCTTATGTATGCAGCTGTTACTCTGGCCAATTTTTGTCTTAAGTTCTTATGGTATATTTTCAAGGCTTCAATTGCAAGCTACTCATAAAAAGATGTTATACTCATTGAAGACTTTGCTTGATCAATGATTCACCTGAGGCTTATTTCATCTGGTACTTGGTATTGTACTTGCTTGGTTGGTTAATCTAAAGGAAGAAAATGCTTATGTTGACTTTATATCAAGTGTTAACTTCTTGATTAGTTAGATTGTTCTTGTCctaagcttttattttatgctttaggatagtcccttcatctccttcCATCTTTTTAGATTTTCAAAAATTCTCCCTCTCtttcaaaaatcttcttatgtttccAAACTCTTTGATAAAAACTTTCTTTAAAATctttttgcccttagtggctctTCTTTTAAAGTTTGGACATGGGTAATTGTTATGGCGGAGTGTAATCCCATAAccccttgatattgattgatacgATTGGttcttttccacttgaaagagctagtggcataattgttgattttatccTAGTTGAAGCCTTTCTTTCACTTGTGATGCAAATAattcatttgttctcatgttcaagtatGGTTGGTTGAGTTTTATCCCCTATGATGATAAAGTGTCTATCCAGTTTTAAATCAAAATCTTTtgtttcccttttaagtggaaccacatttgctctgacttctccatttcactaaggaggtatgtaggcacaagatgttatGTCTTGCCGAGCATAGTTTTAAAACCAATAAACTCTCTTTTGTACACAATTTCTtttaacacagattttcaaaaaggttcttgtgaagtaccacagatgtgaggggtgctaataccttcccctctcATAATCAacccccgtacctaagatctctactctttattagtttttttttgttttaaaaacttctttgggttttatttcgcttttcctttttcctttggaaacaataaaacgcgtgacgactttcactaaaataatgagtcaagtcagtCAATGGCTTAGGTCTCAATATTTCCCTGCTACACCAATCAGAGAGATTGCCAGGAGGAGGTTAAAGCATGTTCCATAAAGAGAATTACACCCATAAGCTCTACAAATAAAGCATCCCCTGGCCCAAAAAACAGGAAAACTACCAAGATAAACTCCATTATGATCACGAAATAAACCACCACAAGTTGCCAGATTTGCCTACGAGACCATGTCAGAATTACCTTTAAACCAAAGTCTAAATGGAGGACTCCAAATGACCTTTTTAACCACCCTCGATCTAGGAGGCACAATATTGTGACGAAGACCCTTAAGCAACTAGAAATCCTCCATACTATTAACCGAATAGTACTTGAGAGCATTACTGGTAAGCACCACTTGAGAAAACACTCTAGAAGCCGAGAGCTCCCATCTAATCCATGATGTCATTAAATATGAAATTATTCCTAGCCTTCCAAATGACAACTAATTAACATATTAGAGATACCTGCAAGGAGAATGAGTCTGGAAGTTTTCGAACCGCAACTATTCATAAAAGCATGATTCGTAAAATAGTAGTTGCATGATGAATATATGATTTGAGAAACATGACTAATAAttagcaaattataaaaaaatattgttgaagAAGTTGACTAAAGAAAGAGTGGATTAGAAGAAGAATTTAAGTATCTATGATCACATGTAAATTTTTATCTTTTGTTGCTTCAAAGTTAATACtataaaaaaataactaaaaatttgTAAATATTAACCAAAAAATTAAATTAAGGCACGTGAGAAAATAAAGATTGCAAGatgaataattaaattaattgaataatttatacaaTTTATTATAAAGTTTATATAATTTCATTGTTTTTCGATGTAATGACATATCTGATAGATAATTTGTAAATATCGTTGTAAGCGTTTTTTGAGCATTGAAATATACTTATTATAGTGAGTTTTCGAAATCTAACtaacttaaatttaaaaaaaaagacttaTTTTAACAAcgcataattaatttatatctaATAGTTATAAGAGTCGCTAGTTTACACGTActaaaaatttgattaaaaaattcttaaattcaaatataatataaattatacatttttatagtattattgatatttgttttattttatatatatatatatatatatatatatatatatatatatatatatatatatatatatatatatatatatatatatatatatatatatatatatatatatatatatatatatatatatattattgtatttataaaataaatatggtaTATTTCTCATTTCGAAGTGaagtattttttctttttcatcacgACGTCAAATATTTTGGAAGAATGAAAGAATTACATTTCTAAAATCAAACGATACATAGTCGATCCGAAGATCCAGACACTAATTCGACTAGCAACTGATCGTAAGATctagaaaaaaaaattgacaaaagaaAGATACATCACACACAGAGGCACATAATTTAGCTAGAACCTGTTTCCAAACGCCATTGGTCACCTCACATTCAAAGAGGAGATGATTACAATATATGAATCCAGTTAatccataatttatttttctttgcatAAACATGCCAGAGTAGTTGcatctaatattttttaaagagCTTGGCAATTATGGTATATTTTCATGGGTACACATGAGAATTATTAAAAAAAGGTGAGATGTTATTATTAATACTTATCATATGCAAAAAcattgaaaaattaattaattaaaagcagCTGTATACAGTGCATCACTATTATTATCACTCTCTAGCTGATAGAATAGAGTAGCCTAGTAGGAGCTGAGAGGGTATGGATATGTATGTATGTGGACACAACAACGTACGTGTTCTTTCTGAGTGAAGCCGTGTCGACTAATACTTTGTTACTACCTCAACCTCATCATCATAAACCATAGTTAATTACtgtagttttaattatttaatttaatcttgACTAtagtcttttattttaattaatattatacatACTATATTCCGTGTGAAGAAACGCGACAAAAACGCGGTTGGTATGTATTAAGTTTTCTCTATATATCTCTTCTATCCTTTGTATCCACTCTTCATTCTTAATCATATATATCTTCATTCTTTTCCTTCTTATATATCAACGTAACGTATCCTCTTCAGTATTAAAAACACACTTCATCATCTTTTTGAAACATGGTTTGTATAATATCTCGAACGGGAAGGG is part of the Vicia villosa cultivar HV-30 ecotype Madison, WI linkage group LG2, Vvil1.0, whole genome shotgun sequence genome and encodes:
- the LOC131649049 gene encoding protein neprosin-like, with the protein product MDLKVFLVLSLCIIYCKIDARKNTLLDGENHFTLSNSLMKIQHQLDSDFECVDIYKQPALQNPLLKNHKIQLYPTFANNTIRSRSSYGKTVDGCSAGKVPIYNRRKIHQNITNSSSRLQTNDFHQYSENSSGYHTVTLDTTRNMIFRGASADIGAYNLSLQVKQSSISSIWVESGPPVELNSIKVGLGVHPSLYGDSQLRLTGHWTADNYQKTGCYNIVCPGFVQVNHDKDYAIGSVSYPTSSIGSTTKYIGYIKIKQDQTTGHWWLIIQTTESMYVGYWPKELFTHLSKGASLIRFGGETYAPPNNDSPPMGSGRLPREKFRNSGFMGLVKIINSEYNEIDINPEDMKRYTNTNSECYDLWYKGYEGSQYRQAFLYGGPGGRNCDI